Proteins encoded in a region of the Cheilinus undulatus linkage group 8, ASM1832078v1, whole genome shotgun sequence genome:
- the cmtm8b gene encoding CKLF-like MARVEL transmembrane domain-containing protein 8b produces MDRAAVVTSPRTPAAPECNISTSTLAFDQHFTTDIRGILFLAEIVFGMLVWILVGGTDYFLLPALCWVMFVSVLFWVLTLCLFVIYLTGVHHRIPQVPWTTLTLCLNCSATALYLVTAVVDAISVHQAIRGRHNYNCWAASAFFAFLTTLCYTGSSYLNYCSWKSKEEGR; encoded by the exons ATGGACAGAGCCGCTGTGGTGACGAGCCCCAGGACTCCAGCAGCACCTGAATGCAACATCTCCACCTCCACTCTGGCCTTCGACCAGCACTTCACCACTGACATTAGAGGAATACTCTTCTTGGCCGAGATA GTGTTTGGTATGTTGGTGTGGATTCTGGTCGGGGGCACAGACTACTTTCTCCTGCCTGCTCTCTGCTGGGtgatgtttgtttctgtcttgTTCTGGGTTctgactttgtgtttgtttgttatttatCTCACTGGAGTCCATCACAGGATACCACAGGTCCCTTGGACTACACTG ACTCTGTGCCTGAACTGTAGTGCCACAGCTCTGTATCTGGTGACAGCAGTGGTGGATGCTATTTCTGTCCACCAGGCCATTAGGGGGCGACACAACTACAACTGCTGGGCAGCGTCTGCT TTCTTTGCATTTCTGACCACACTGTGCTATACAGGAAGCAGCTACCTGAACTACTGTTCCTGGAAATCCAAAGAGGAGGGACGATAA